Proteins from a genomic interval of Streptomyces fodineus:
- a CDS encoding GntR family transcriptional regulator, with amino-acid sequence MILSLDMDSEVPIYQQIRDRIVEAIASGQLVEGSSLPSTRQLAVDLGINFHTVNKAYDLLRREGLLRVNRKSGALVQRDTRSGPPEPGFTAEWETRLRTLLAEAVAHGTGDPAVLDSCRSVLISFTSSAPASRHANPGAAQGESAS; translated from the coding sequence ATGATCCTCAGCCTCGACATGGACAGCGAGGTGCCGATCTACCAGCAGATCCGGGACCGCATCGTCGAGGCCATCGCCTCCGGCCAGCTCGTCGAAGGCAGCTCGCTGCCCTCGACGCGGCAGCTCGCCGTAGATCTGGGCATCAACTTCCACACCGTGAACAAGGCGTACGACCTACTGCGACGCGAAGGACTGCTGCGGGTCAACCGCAAGAGCGGCGCCCTGGTGCAGCGCGACACCCGCAGCGGTCCTCCCGAACCGGGCTTCACCGCCGAGTGGGAGACCCGGCTTCGGACCCTGCTCGCCGAAGCGGTCGCCCACGGGACCGGCGACCCGGCGGTACTGGACAGCTGCCGCTCCGTCCTCATCTCGTTCACGTCATCCGCGCCCGCTTCACGACACGCGAACCCCGGTGCAGCGCAAGGAGAATCAGCGTCATGA
- a CDS encoding alpha/beta hydrolase: MAQVVGVHGIGQQLASAESLRKAWLPALREGLGSSGECLPLTEGHGDLEVAFYGDVFHRAGQTLAVGDPMSAAGEVRPGLEEELLRAWWEESARVDEGVVSPDADTLVRVPASVQAGLRALSLSRFFSGLTMRSLVSDLKQVSRYFTDPVVRAEAVKRVRRAVGPDTRVVVAHSLGSVVAYEALCASPGHEVRMLVTLGSPLGIRNLIFDRLLPEPGAWPGGTELNWTNISDAGDVVALVKDLRPAFGPRLVCLEVHNGSHAHDAVRYLASEKTGAAIARGLDVR; encoded by the coding sequence ATGGCTCAGGTGGTGGGCGTGCACGGCATTGGTCAGCAACTGGCCAGTGCCGAGTCGCTGCGTAAGGCATGGCTGCCGGCCCTGCGGGAGGGGCTGGGGTCGTCAGGTGAATGCTTGCCGCTCACCGAGGGACACGGCGATCTCGAGGTGGCGTTCTACGGTGACGTGTTCCATCGGGCAGGGCAGACCTTGGCGGTCGGGGATCCGATGTCGGCGGCCGGTGAAGTGCGTCCAGGCTTGGAGGAGGAGTTGCTGCGCGCCTGGTGGGAAGAGTCCGCGCGGGTGGATGAGGGGGTGGTGTCGCCGGACGCCGACACCTTGGTGCGGGTTCCGGCGTCGGTGCAGGCCGGGCTGCGGGCCCTGTCACTGTCCCGGTTCTTCTCCGGGTTGACGATGCGTTCCCTGGTCAGCGACCTCAAACAGGTCAGTCGCTACTTCACCGACCCTGTTGTGCGGGCGGAAGCCGTGAAGCGCGTTCGCAGGGCCGTTGGCCCGGACACACGAGTGGTGGTGGCGCACTCGCTCGGCTCCGTGGTGGCCTACGAGGCGTTGTGTGCCTCCCCCGGGCACGAAGTGCGGATGCTGGTTACTCTGGGCTCCCCGCTGGGCATCCGGAATCTCATCTTCGACCGGCTGCTGCCCGAGCCGGGAGCGTGGCCCGGTGGTACGGAGCTGAACTGGACGAACATCTCTGACGCGGGAGACGTCGTGGCGCTGGTGAAGGATCTGCGTCCGGCGTTCGGCCCGCGCTTGGTGTGCCTGGAAGTGCACAACGGCTCGCACGCCCACGATGCCGTCCGCTATCTGGCGAGTGAGAAGACCGGGGCCGCCATCGCCCGGGGGCTTGATGTCCGCTGA
- a CDS encoding WD40 repeat domain-containing protein, whose protein sequence is MTDTTGLAAPGGRAVLVGTGSHAPGSALPALPGVDTTLDDLARVLREVCCMEQVHRVPAQAIAADVVAAVEEAVTEATGPVLFCYVGHGILGPRDELYLATHASPAADRVSAAVPYRTVRDLLGDAVSGSVTVLDCCFSGRATAPDGRPADPFASARPDGSFLLTSASQFAVSFAPEGARHTLFSGHLLRLLEDGDPSGPPRLTLDHLYAAVERELRDGPARPYARSDGTLGGLVVAPNRAYRPGPVPRAEPPADVPCPYPGMRSFGPADREWFHGREKLTERLVDAVRDPASDHPVVLVGASGAGKSSLLGAGLLAELEARHGAGGDDVPWPALLLPSPGEDPLGALAGLWSRACGGREDEVRQALCAGRFPSPAPGRRACRLLAVDQFEEVFTHCADAEERTRFIRLLCAGTGERPQVVLALRADHYADCLAHPELVRALEAGQFTVPPMSLDALRTVIEQPAERAGLVLEDGLTDRLLHDLRRGGTDDEPVPDAATPFLAHALAETWVNRSGAVLTLAGYQRTGGIWQSVTTSAERLHQSLEPPGRRALRGLLLSLVRLTPGGEAVGRRVSPTALLARAADRDTALIQAVWNGLLDSRLITADRDSARISHDALLQTWPRLRGWIRDARADLLEHQRLAEAAADWEDHDRDPGYLYTGTRLAQVRPWLGPDGEGQALTSVERDFLVAGVRAERRHRLRRRVLAGTAICAALLLIGVGVMAYVQRGYAQERAALLASQRIAAQAEALQDEDPVTALDLSLEAYRVSPTAEARAAVLEAALSPAPPVVLGGHTGSVVNVAYRAGGKVLASSAMDGTVRLWNTADPYRPVPGPVLRLGHTPVIAWRPDGRYLAAGTNDALFVWDTRDALHPRLVTRLRTGTGKAFSAVFSPDGRTLAVAADHDRAWLWDLTDPRRPRRTAMGGAKSARVAAVAFSPDGRTLAEAVGDGTVELWNTTDPHTPKQRKVIREALVESLAFSPDGRLLTGGGASGEVNVWKVTDPDHPQGATGVLRIGKDTMSGVAFSPDGQYMVASSWDRQLHTYTVDTSGGWSDPLIDGSSPKRPGGGNDLSVGYRPDGRGVALGGSDGRVRLWNPPANSVPGTSDDAGTVRGSGFDKKGWRLTTSTGDGRTRIWRLGTPDGLPVQEAVLPKPWRKARFLSGKRAVLISQDTTAKRLRLWGYDDGRLQPGKEFRTADGASDQVLGFDSTDDGTVLALDDRSVGTVTFWNIRNLAHPRQLGHLTYHAEGTTNVFSGGRDVFLVMAPRWVDVWDVSDPRNPRRRTRVSKNPASATSSDGRRLLITDAGNGGVRKARVWELSGHGTARSLGTLESDPLELRLVSAHLLAGLSTSGRPTLWDLNRLGTPIPLTGPLPIMHDLSSNGGLLAAWGEGAGLGLWRLATDGSSPAGSDLLALTGSSTPELTVQEFTPQGDAMVVQPGNALPALGAGTLLLDTDLARLSRTLCLVRGTPTTEKRWHQFFPDLTYVDPCR, encoded by the coding sequence GTGACGGACACCACCGGCCTGGCCGCCCCGGGCGGCCGCGCGGTCCTGGTCGGCACCGGAAGCCACGCTCCGGGGTCCGCCCTGCCCGCGCTGCCGGGCGTGGACACCACACTCGACGATCTGGCCCGCGTGTTGCGGGAGGTCTGCTGCATGGAGCAGGTGCACCGCGTGCCGGCCCAGGCCATCGCGGCGGACGTGGTGGCCGCCGTGGAAGAGGCCGTCACCGAGGCCACCGGTCCGGTGCTGTTCTGCTACGTGGGCCACGGCATCCTCGGCCCGCGCGACGAGCTCTACCTCGCCACGCACGCCAGCCCGGCCGCCGACCGGGTCTCCGCCGCCGTCCCCTACCGGACCGTCCGCGACCTGCTCGGGGACGCGGTGAGCGGCAGCGTCACCGTGCTCGACTGCTGCTTCTCCGGCCGCGCGACCGCTCCGGACGGCCGCCCCGCCGACCCGTTCGCCTCCGCCCGGCCCGACGGCAGCTTCCTGCTGACCTCCGCCTCGCAGTTCGCGGTCTCCTTCGCGCCCGAGGGCGCCCGGCACACGTTGTTCAGCGGGCATCTGCTGCGGCTGCTGGAGGACGGCGACCCGAGCGGGCCTCCGCGGCTGACGCTGGACCACCTGTACGCCGCTGTCGAACGTGAACTGCGGGACGGCCCGGCACGCCCGTACGCGCGCAGCGACGGGACGCTGGGCGGCCTTGTCGTGGCGCCGAACCGCGCCTACCGCCCAGGCCCGGTGCCGCGCGCCGAGCCGCCGGCGGATGTGCCGTGCCCCTACCCCGGAATGCGATCGTTCGGCCCCGCCGACCGCGAGTGGTTCCACGGCCGCGAGAAGCTCACCGAGCGGCTTGTGGACGCCGTGCGCGACCCGGCCTCGGACCATCCGGTCGTCCTGGTGGGCGCGTCCGGCGCGGGCAAGTCGTCGCTGCTCGGCGCGGGGCTGCTGGCCGAGTTGGAGGCCCGGCACGGCGCGGGCGGCGACGACGTCCCCTGGCCGGCCCTGCTGCTGCCGAGCCCCGGCGAGGACCCGCTGGGCGCGCTCGCCGGGCTGTGGTCCCGGGCGTGCGGCGGCCGGGAGGACGAGGTGCGCCAGGCACTCTGCGCCGGCCGGTTCCCGTCGCCCGCGCCGGGCCGGCGGGCGTGCCGTCTGCTGGCGGTCGACCAGTTCGAGGAGGTCTTCACCCACTGCGCGGACGCCGAGGAACGCACCCGGTTCATACGGCTGCTGTGCGCGGGGACGGGCGAACGGCCGCAGGTCGTCCTCGCGCTGCGCGCCGACCACTACGCCGACTGCCTGGCCCATCCGGAGCTGGTCCGCGCCCTGGAAGCGGGGCAGTTCACCGTCCCGCCCATGAGCCTGGACGCGTTACGGACGGTCATCGAGCAGCCCGCCGAGCGGGCCGGCCTGGTGCTGGAGGACGGCCTGACCGACCGGCTCCTCCACGACCTGCGCCGGGGCGGGACCGACGACGAGCCGGTGCCGGACGCCGCCACGCCTTTCCTCGCCCACGCCCTCGCCGAGACCTGGGTCAACCGCTCCGGGGCCGTACTGACCCTGGCGGGCTATCAGCGGACGGGTGGCATCTGGCAGTCGGTGACGACCAGCGCCGAGCGGCTCCACCAGTCGCTGGAGCCTCCCGGCCGCCGGGCCCTGCGCGGCCTGCTGCTGAGCCTCGTCCGCCTCACCCCCGGCGGCGAGGCGGTGGGGCGTAGGGTCTCCCCCACCGCGCTGCTCGCCAGGGCCGCCGACCGGGACACGGCCCTGATACAGGCGGTCTGGAACGGTCTGCTGGACTCCCGGCTGATCACCGCCGACCGCGACTCGGCGCGCATATCGCACGACGCGCTGCTGCAGACCTGGCCACGGCTGCGCGGCTGGATCCGCGACGCCCGTGCCGACCTGCTGGAGCACCAGCGGCTTGCAGAGGCCGCCGCCGACTGGGAGGACCACGACCGGGACCCCGGCTACCTCTACACCGGGACCCGACTGGCGCAGGTGCGGCCGTGGCTGGGCCCGGACGGAGAAGGGCAGGCCCTCACCTCCGTCGAGCGCGACTTCCTGGTGGCCGGTGTCCGGGCCGAGCGCCGGCACCGGCTGCGGCGACGTGTCCTGGCGGGTACGGCGATATGTGCGGCGCTGCTGCTGATCGGCGTCGGGGTCATGGCGTACGTCCAGCGTGGCTACGCACAGGAACGGGCCGCACTGCTTGCCTCGCAGCGGATCGCCGCCCAGGCCGAGGCGCTGCAGGACGAGGACCCGGTGACGGCGCTGGACCTGAGCCTGGAGGCTTACCGGGTGTCGCCTACCGCCGAGGCCCGGGCCGCCGTGCTGGAGGCAGCGCTGTCCCCGGCCCCGCCGGTGGTGCTCGGCGGCCACACCGGCAGTGTCGTGAACGTCGCCTACCGGGCGGGCGGGAAGGTGCTGGCCAGTTCCGCCATGGACGGCACGGTCCGCCTCTGGAACACCGCCGACCCGTACCGGCCGGTCCCCGGCCCCGTCCTCAGGCTGGGCCACACACCGGTCATCGCCTGGCGCCCGGACGGCCGTTACCTGGCCGCCGGGACCAACGACGCGCTGTTCGTCTGGGACACCCGCGACGCCCTCCACCCGCGCCTGGTGACCCGGCTGCGGACGGGCACCGGAAAAGCCTTCTCCGCCGTGTTCAGCCCGGACGGGCGCACCCTCGCGGTGGCCGCCGACCACGACCGGGCGTGGCTGTGGGACCTGACCGACCCACGCCGCCCGCGACGCACCGCCATGGGCGGCGCCAAGAGCGCCCGCGTGGCTGCGGTCGCCTTCTCCCCGGACGGTCGCACGCTCGCGGAGGCGGTCGGCGACGGCACCGTGGAGCTGTGGAACACGACCGACCCGCACACCCCGAAGCAGCGGAAGGTGATCCGCGAGGCATTGGTCGAGTCGCTGGCGTTCAGCCCCGACGGGCGCCTGCTAACGGGCGGTGGCGCGTCGGGCGAGGTCAACGTCTGGAAAGTCACAGACCCGGACCACCCCCAGGGGGCCACGGGCGTCCTGCGAATCGGCAAGGACACGATGTCCGGGGTGGCCTTCAGCCCGGACGGGCAGTACATGGTGGCCTCCTCGTGGGACCGGCAACTCCACACCTACACCGTGGACACCAGCGGGGGCTGGTCCGACCCGCTGATCGACGGCTCTTCGCCGAAGCGCCCAGGTGGCGGGAACGACCTTTCGGTCGGCTATCGCCCCGACGGGCGGGGCGTGGCCCTGGGCGGTTCGGACGGCCGGGTCCGGCTGTGGAACCCACCCGCGAACTCCGTGCCGGGGACCTCGGACGACGCCGGGACTGTCAGAGGCTCCGGGTTCGACAAGAAGGGCTGGAGGCTGACCACCAGCACCGGCGACGGCCGCACCCGCATATGGCGGCTCGGCACGCCGGACGGCTTGCCCGTACAGGAGGCCGTACTTCCGAAACCGTGGCGCAAGGCCCGCTTCCTGTCCGGGAAGAGGGCGGTCCTGATCAGCCAGGACACGACGGCAAAGCGGTTGAGGCTGTGGGGCTACGACGACGGGCGGCTCCAGCCCGGCAAGGAGTTCCGTACGGCGGACGGTGCCTCCGACCAAGTGCTCGGCTTCGACTCGACCGACGACGGCACCGTACTGGCACTGGACGACAGGTCGGTCGGCACCGTGACGTTCTGGAACATCCGGAACCTCGCCCACCCGCGGCAGCTGGGCCACCTGACGTACCACGCGGAGGGGACCACGAACGTCTTCTCAGGCGGGCGGGATGTCTTCCTCGTCATGGCACCCAGGTGGGTCGATGTGTGGGATGTCTCCGACCCCCGGAACCCGCGCCGCAGGACCCGTGTCAGTAAAAACCCTGCCAGCGCCACCTCCAGCGACGGACGCCGGCTGCTGATCACTGACGCTGGGAACGGCGGGGTGCGGAAGGCGAGGGTCTGGGAGTTGTCCGGACACGGCACCGCCCGCTCGCTCGGAACCCTGGAGAGCGACCCGCTGGAACTCCGGTTGGTCTCCGCCCACTTGCTCGCCGGCCTGTCCACGTCGGGGCGGCCGACCCTGTGGGACCTGAACCGGCTCGGCACGCCGATTCCGCTGACGGGCCCGCTGCCGATCATGCACGACCTGTCGTCCAATGGAGGCCTCCTTGCGGCATGGGGCGAGGGCGCGGGCCTGGGCCTCTGGCGGCTTGCGACGGACGGCTCCTCGCCCGCCGGGAGCGATCTGCTCGCTCTGACCGGGTCGTCCACGCCCGAGCTGACCGTCCAGGAGTTCACGCCCCAAGGGGACGCCATGGTGGTGCAGCCCGGTAACGCCCTGCCCGCGCTCGGTGCCGGAACCCTCCTGCTCGACACCGACCTGGCGCGGCTGAGCCGGACCCTGTGCCTGGTGCGCGGCACACCGACGACGGAGAAGCGCTGGCACCAGTTCTTCCCCGACCTGACGTACGTGGACCCCTGCCGCTGA
- a CDS encoding effector-associated constant component EACC1, which produces MRIALTIRPDEESGGAGDGLHEDLRRWLAGQPGLRGRVGRDTGSAPPPGTMGAGTDVILALLAPGGVATVLAGAVVAWLQARKGSQTVTITRPDGTQITVSSTQVKPLDGQQAGELARQLAAALEADAPTPGPGPGACDDHPAS; this is translated from the coding sequence ATGCGTATCGCCTTGACGATCCGTCCCGACGAAGAGAGCGGCGGCGCCGGAGACGGCCTCCACGAGGACCTGCGCCGCTGGCTGGCCGGGCAGCCAGGTCTGCGCGGCAGAGTCGGCCGGGACACCGGCTCCGCGCCACCGCCCGGCACAATGGGCGCGGGCACGGACGTAATCCTCGCGCTGCTGGCGCCCGGCGGTGTGGCCACCGTGCTCGCCGGAGCGGTCGTCGCCTGGCTGCAGGCCCGCAAGGGCAGCCAGACCGTCACGATCACCCGCCCGGACGGCACGCAGATCACAGTCAGTTCCACACAGGTGAAACCGCTCGACGGGCAGCAGGCAGGCGAGCTCGCGCGGCAGCTCGCCGCAGCCCTGGAGGCGGACGCACCCACGCCCGGGCCAGGCCCGGGCGCTTGCGACGACCACCCTGCCTCGTGA
- a CDS encoding alpha/beta hydrolase family protein, whose translation MRLHTLWRSKMIAALVAAVAVVTAGPVSGVAGASAAPQAAAVPAVDREVHFTADGTTAYGTLHIPAHRAGRRLAAALLLPGSGPTDRNGDEPPDYTPHNLALMADVLSDDGVMSLRFDKYGTGRTGLGGRTSAPDMAAYTRQAVAAYNTLCAQPEADPDALLVAGHSEGGLQALLVDHAAQPKPAGLALIAPQDMRLLDLIRLQVAAELNRAVAAGQLTAQQAWSNNRDVARAIADFRAQRPVDTSGLLPSLSSLLKGMFGPINADFVRSDDSLYPPSVARGITHHTRLLVTCGTEDTNVPCRTMPSLLSALGAARTTGPGLRVLLGLDHLLHPSGTPVNDPVIAPAAQQSLHDFVRPWLHAGQG comes from the coding sequence ATGCGTTTACACACCCTCTGGCGCAGCAAGATGATCGCCGCGCTCGTGGCGGCGGTCGCCGTCGTCACGGCCGGGCCGGTATCGGGTGTAGCCGGGGCGTCCGCGGCCCCCCAGGCCGCCGCCGTACCCGCCGTGGACCGTGAGGTCCACTTCACCGCGGACGGCACCACCGCATACGGCACGCTGCACATACCCGCCCACCGCGCGGGCCGCAGGCTCGCGGCGGCGCTGCTGCTTCCCGGAAGCGGCCCGACCGACCGCAACGGCGACGAGCCGCCCGACTACACTCCCCACAACCTGGCCCTCATGGCCGACGTCCTCAGCGACGACGGCGTGATGAGTCTGCGGTTCGACAAATACGGCACCGGGCGGACAGGCCTGGGCGGACGCACCAGCGCTCCCGACATGGCCGCCTACACCCGACAGGCCGTGGCCGCGTACAACACCCTGTGTGCCCAGCCTGAAGCCGACCCAGACGCGCTGCTTGTGGCCGGGCACAGTGAGGGCGGCCTGCAAGCACTGCTTGTCGACCACGCTGCACAGCCGAAGCCCGCCGGGCTCGCGCTCATCGCGCCGCAGGACATGCGGCTGCTGGACCTGATCCGCCTCCAGGTGGCGGCCGAATTGAACCGGGCTGTCGCCGCAGGGCAACTCACCGCGCAGCAGGCATGGTCGAACAACCGGGACGTGGCCAGGGCCATCGCGGACTTCCGCGCCCAGCGCCCGGTTGATACCTCGGGGCTGCTGCCGTCCCTCTCCTCCCTCCTCAAGGGCATGTTCGGACCCATCAACGCGGATTTCGTCCGCAGCGACGACTCCCTCTACCCGCCGTCCGTCGCCCGAGGCATCACGCACCACACGCGCCTACTCGTCACCTGCGGCACCGAGGACACCAATGTGCCCTGCCGGACGATGCCTTCTCTGCTGTCGGCCCTCGGCGCCGCCCGCACCACCGGCCCGGGACTACGGGTCCTCCTCGGGCTCGACCATCTCCTCCACCCCTCCGGCACGCCGGTCAACGATCCGGTGATCGCCCCAGCCGCGCAGCAGAGCCTCCACGACTTCGTCCGTCCCTGGCTGCACGCCGGACAGGGCTGA
- a CDS encoding DUF1648 domain-containing protein produces the protein MSSVFRFDMPGVIPLLTVAACLAAYSRARVAVMAVKRREDWYGGLRQGVVADTALHTDPERFPWIWAVPALLICIGTTVLGVLRYPSLPDRIPVHFTGSGSADRFAARSIGTAFFPVFAQAALTVLLLALTWLSFRARADLDPARPADSARRHRRFSVRTAISLLLLAGFANLSLLAGAWGMWHADQRVSPALILLPILAGLVVVIGIAVRTGQGGSRLRLPVQDGAVTEESTGIVRRDDDQYWRLLGSVYVNRADPALLVQKRFGIGWTVNFGNPRGVVLLLGLILTPVLIVPLLLH, from the coding sequence GTGAGCTCCGTGTTCCGCTTCGACATGCCGGGCGTCATTCCCCTGCTGACCGTTGCCGCCTGCCTGGCGGCCTACAGCCGGGCCCGGGTGGCGGTCATGGCGGTCAAGCGGCGTGAGGACTGGTACGGCGGGCTGCGGCAGGGCGTGGTGGCGGACACAGCGCTGCATACCGATCCGGAGCGCTTCCCCTGGATATGGGCCGTCCCCGCGTTGCTCATCTGTATCGGAACAACGGTGCTGGGCGTTCTGCGCTATCCGTCACTGCCGGACCGCATTCCTGTGCACTTCACCGGTTCCGGCAGCGCTGACCGCTTCGCCGCCAGGTCGATCGGCACCGCGTTCTTCCCGGTGTTCGCCCAGGCCGCGCTCACCGTGCTGCTCTTGGCGCTGACCTGGTTGTCCTTCCGGGCGCGTGCGGATCTCGATCCGGCGCGGCCGGCCGACTCCGCTCGCAGGCACCGCCGCTTCTCGGTTCGCACCGCGATCTCTCTTCTGCTGCTGGCGGGGTTCGCCAACCTTTCGTTGCTCGCCGGAGCGTGGGGGATGTGGCACGCGGACCAGCGGGTATCCCCGGCCCTGATCCTGCTGCCCATCCTGGCCGGGCTGGTCGTGGTGATCGGCATCGCCGTCCGCACCGGGCAGGGCGGCAGCCGACTCCGACTGCCCGTGCAGGACGGCGCGGTGACGGAGGAGAGCACCGGCATAGTGCGGCGCGACGACGACCAGTACTGGCGTCTGCTCGGCTCGGTATACGTCAACCGGGCCGATCCCGCGTTGCTTGTTCAAAAGCGGTTCGGCATCGGCTGGACCGTCAACTTCGGCAACCCGCGAGGCGTCGTACTGCTGCTCGGGCTCATTCTGACCCCCGTGCTCATCGTGCCGCTCCTCCTCCACTGA
- a CDS encoding phytoene/squalene synthase family protein: MASETAEDVLFPGIDVWVERVSDASGVLVVEAVSTARPGRCPDCRKLPILLLMGAQQPLDRHAVDCVTTICLAAHLSGQIRDVNDDARAGQLSFAEAELRAFGVAPADLGRATSTPQVRELIRFQTDRAAQLCAEGRTKLDTLAQPARRDAATMLAMTEATITRIRQADHDVLARNVTIGRTRKLAIAASAFLRPRA, translated from the coding sequence GTGGCGAGCGAGACGGCCGAGGATGTGCTGTTTCCCGGGATCGATGTGTGGGTGGAGCGAGTGAGCGATGCCTCCGGCGTCCTGGTGGTGGAGGCGGTGTCGACGGCTCGTCCGGGTCGGTGCCCGGACTGCCGGAAGCTCCCGATCCTGCTGCTCATGGGGGCACAGCAGCCGCTCGACAGGCATGCCGTCGACTGCGTCACCACAATCTGCCTCGCCGCCCACCTCTCCGGGCAGATCCGCGACGTCAACGACGACGCACGCGCCGGGCAGCTTTCCTTCGCCGAAGCGGAGCTCCGTGCTTTCGGCGTCGCACCCGCCGACCTCGGGCGCGCGACCAGCACCCCGCAGGTGCGGGAGCTGATCCGCTTCCAGACCGACCGCGCCGCTCAGCTCTGCGCCGAAGGCCGCACGAAGCTGGACACCCTGGCACAGCCCGCCCGCCGGGACGCCGCCACGATGCTGGCCATGACGGAGGCGACCATCACACGCATCCGTCAGGCCGACCACGACGTCCTCGCCCGCAACGTCACCATCGGGCGCACGCGCAAACTGGCCATCGCGGCCTCAGCCTTCCTGCGGCCTCGGGCCTGA